The proteins below are encoded in one region of Telopea speciosissima isolate NSW1024214 ecotype Mountain lineage chromosome 10, Tspe_v1, whole genome shotgun sequence:
- the LOC122642449 gene encoding UDP-glycosyltransferase 92A1 — MAQKEENVVIFPFMAQGHMIPFLSLALQIEQKKGYTVTFVNTPLNIEKLRHSLPPTSTIRFVSLPFSAAEHDLPPEAENTDVLPYPLIVRLFHASLSLKPSFTQLISELSPLCIIADMFFGWTAEVANQFGVFHSIFNAGGAYGMALYRSVWLHLPHCNTDSDEFSLPDLPEISPIHRSQLSNNVKYANGTDPWSVFIQGQVRLWFSSDGLLFNTVGGIDQTGLSYFRRKKTGIPVWAIGPTSSPLTKKAGNDRNRCIDWLDTCPQDSVLYVSFGSQNTISATQMMELAKALELSGKNFIWVVRPPIEFDINLEFTAEKWLPEGFEDRIKEQNRGLLVRKWAPQVEILSHKSTRAFISHCGWNSVLESLSQGVPILAWPIGADQFYNAKFLEEEVGVCVEMARGNSSEVKHEHILKLIELVMCETEKGEKMKKRACEVKEIIRDAMRDEESYRGSSLRAMDEFFDAAISMKTRKETQE; from the coding sequence TGTGGTGATCTTTCCGTTCATGGCGCAAGGTCATATGATCCCTTTCCTGTCTCTGGCTCTCCAGATAGAGCAAAAGAAAGGCTACACGGTGACCTTCGTCAACACCCCACTTAACATAGAAAAGCTCCGCCATTCTCTCCCTCCGACCTCCACCATCCGCTTCGTCTCCCTCCCTTTCTCAGCCGCCGAACATGATCTTCCTCCCGAAGCAGAGAACACCGACGTCCTTCCATACCCACTCATCGTCCGCCTCTTCCATGCATCCCTCTCCCTTAAACCTTCCTTCACCCAACTCATCTCCGAACTCTCCCCTCTCTGCATCATCGCCGACATGTTCTTCGGCTGGACTGCCGAGGTTGCTAACCAATTCGGAGTCTTCCATTCCATCTTCAACGCCGGTGGTGCCTACGGCATGGCCCTCTACCGCTCCGTCTGGTTACACCTCCCTCACTGCAACACCGATTCCGATGAGTTCTCACTTCCTGACCTCCCCGAAATCTCCCCAATCCACCGCTCCCAGCTCTCCAACAACGTCAAGTACGCAAATGGTACCGATCCATGGTCTGTATTCATCCAGGGACAAGTTCGATTGTGGTTCTCCTCTGATGGGCTCTTGTTCAACACAGTGGGGGGCATAGATCAGACTGGTTTAAGCTATTTCAGAAGGAAAAAAACCGGAATTCCTGTTTGGGCAATCGGCCCAACTAGTTCCCCGTTAACAAAGAAAGCCGGAAACGATCGTAATCGCTGCATCGATTGGCTTGATACATGTCCCCAAGATTCTGTTCTGTACGTGTCATTTGGGTCTCAGAACACAATCTCTGCTACCCAAATGATGGAATTGGCTAAAGCTTTGGAGTTGAGCGGCAAAAATTTCATCTGGGTCGTAAGGCCTCCGATCGAATTCGACATAAATTTAGAGTTCACAGCAGAAAAATGGTTGCCGGAGGGGTTTGAGGATCGGATCAAAGAGCAAAACAGAGGATTGTTGGTGCGTAAATGGGCACCACAGGTGGAGATTCTGTCTCACAAGTCGACCAGAGCTTTTATTAGTCACTGTGGTTGGAACTCTGTGCTGGAGAGTTTAAGCCAAGGAGTTCCGATCTTGGCATGGCCGATTGGAGCTGATCAGTTTTACAATGCCaaatttttggaggaagaggtGGGAGTTTGTGTTGAAATGGCGAGAGGGAATAGCAGTGAAGTCAAGCACGAGCACATACTGAAATTGATTGAGCTTGTGATGTGTGAGacagagaaaggagagaaaatgaagaagagagCTTGTGAGGTTAAGGAGATAATAAGGGATGCCATGAGGGATGAGGAAAGCTACAGGGGTTCTTCTTTGAGAGCCATGGATGAATTCTTTGATGCAGCAATATCGATGAAGACCAGGAAGGAGACCCAAGAATAG